Proteins from a genomic interval of Pseudodesulfovibrio nedwellii:
- the acs gene encoding acetate--CoA ligase — translation MDQSGTVDSLLQEERVFRPLPQLVIEANVNPQELEAAHKFARMDSLGYWEEAADELDWFKKWDQVLDDKDAPFYRWFPGARCNIVYNALDRHIETANKNKLALIWEGEPGDQRKYTYFELYREVNRFANALRSLGIRKGDRVVIYMPPLPETIVAMLAAAKIGAIHSVVFAGFSAKALRQRINDAQAKLLITADGFYRNGQIVNLKETADEALVGACADCVDSMVVVRRCNLSVDMMDGRDFQYEDLVRQERNEAPTEVMDADDPLFLMYTSGTTGKPKGIVHSHAGYMVGVNRTLTTVFDIKPTDIFWCTADPGWVTGHSAGVYGPLMAGTTSVMYEGHPNYPQADRLWSIVAKYGVTTFYTAPTMIRMLMRFGAQYPKQHDLSSLRLLGSVGEPISPEAWTWLYKNIGRSECPVLDTWWQTETGMFMIAPMPISLLKPGSVTKPLPGVECDVVDRDGNPVPPGKGGLLVVTKPWPAMMTGYWNDDEAFKECWEKIPGVYYAGDVAKKDEDGYFWIQGRADDVINIAGHRIGSAELEAAFGMHRAVSECAVIGVPDKIKGEAAKAFIQINDDFDPDDDLIKDLKRTIRNELGPVAVIKSIEFRDKLPKTRSGKIMRRVLKAEESGHEIGDLTGLEED, via the coding sequence ATGGACCAGTCAGGAACAGTAGACAGCTTGTTGCAGGAAGAGCGCGTTTTTCGTCCCCTTCCGCAATTGGTTATCGAGGCCAACGTCAATCCCCAGGAATTGGAGGCTGCGCACAAATTCGCACGCATGGACTCCCTTGGTTACTGGGAGGAGGCTGCTGACGAACTCGATTGGTTCAAGAAGTGGGATCAGGTGCTCGATGACAAAGACGCACCATTCTATCGCTGGTTTCCCGGCGCACGATGCAACATTGTCTACAATGCGCTCGACCGGCATATCGAAACAGCCAACAAAAACAAGCTTGCCCTGATCTGGGAAGGTGAACCCGGTGATCAGCGGAAATATACCTATTTCGAACTCTATCGTGAGGTGAATAGGTTCGCTAATGCTTTGCGTTCACTCGGTATCCGCAAAGGCGATCGGGTGGTTATCTATATGCCGCCGCTCCCGGAAACCATCGTTGCCATGCTGGCCGCTGCCAAGATCGGGGCCATTCATTCTGTTGTGTTTGCTGGATTTTCGGCCAAGGCATTACGTCAGCGTATCAATGATGCACAGGCAAAGCTGCTTATTACTGCTGATGGATTTTATCGCAACGGCCAGATCGTCAATCTCAAGGAAACCGCTGATGAAGCACTGGTCGGGGCTTGTGCCGACTGTGTTGATTCCATGGTTGTGGTCCGTCGCTGTAATCTCAGTGTGGACATGATGGATGGTCGTGATTTTCAATACGAAGATCTTGTTCGGCAGGAGCGCAACGAGGCCCCCACCGAGGTCATGGACGCGGATGATCCACTTTTTCTGATGTACACTTCCGGCACCACTGGCAAACCCAAGGGGATTGTCCATTCCCATGCGGGATATATGGTGGGCGTGAATCGGACACTGACCACGGTGTTCGACATCAAGCCGACAGATATTTTTTGGTGTACCGCTGATCCGGGCTGGGTCACTGGACACAGTGCCGGGGTCTATGGGCCGCTTATGGCTGGCACGACCTCCGTCATGTACGAAGGTCATCCCAACTATCCGCAGGCAGATAGGCTTTGGTCCATTGTGGCGAAATATGGGGTGACAACTTTCTACACTGCGCCGACCATGATTCGTATGCTTATGCGGTTTGGTGCTCAGTATCCCAAGCAGCACGATCTTTCCAGCTTGCGTCTTCTCGGTTCCGTGGGTGAGCCAATATCCCCGGAAGCATGGACGTGGCTCTACAAGAATATTGGACGCTCCGAATGCCCGGTGCTCGACACATGGTGGCAGACCGAGACTGGTATGTTCATGATCGCGCCTATGCCGATATCCCTGCTCAAACCCGGCTCCGTGACCAAACCTCTTCCCGGCGTGGAGTGTGATGTCGTGGATCGTGACGGTAACCCTGTGCCTCCCGGTAAAGGTGGGTTGTTGGTTGTGACCAAGCCGTGGCCTGCCATGATGACGGGCTATTGGAATGATGACGAAGCTTTCAAGGAATGTTGGGAAAAGATTCCCGGTGTTTATTATGCCGGTGATGTGGCCAAGAAGGACGAGGACGGGTATTTTTGGATTCAGGGTCGGGCCGATGATGTCATCAACATTGCCGGGCATCGCATAGGTTCAGCCGAGCTTGAAGCCGCTTTTGGTATGCATCGTGCCGTGTCTGAATGTGCTGTTATAGGTGTGCCTGACAAAATCAAGGGCGAGGCTGCCAAGGCATTCATCCAGATTAATGACGACTTTGATCCTGACGACGATCTTATCAAGGATCTTAAGCGGACCATTCGTAACGAACTTGGTCCCGTTGCCGTGATCAAGTCTATCGAGTTCCGTGATAAGTTACCCAAGACCCGATCCGGCAAAATTATGCGCCGAGTGCTCAAG
- a CDS encoding LytR/AlgR family response regulator transcription factor, translating into MPKLKTLLIHPDPEVRTALRDVLDEVPFIQVLGEAVTAFEAMEMLESIPYGVFFLGIDLPGGASGIEMAQMLGGRKNKPALVFISDSEGQAYSAFELGATDYLLWPPAPGRMARTMDRLQTFKTRFREVPPPEPRMDEADDVPDEGNEQTVKLPLPEDEQDSFLAALKAAWDQTANRRPEIDKLAVSQDGRTILIPYDQIIFVEAFEDYSYVHTANQKFLSSHRLKNLEDRLGPHRFFRVHRKYLVNLDMVTEIASMPGSNFMLRTAGRTRIELPISRRRIAELKKIIGL; encoded by the coding sequence ATGCCCAAGCTGAAAACTCTCCTCATTCACCCTGACCCGGAAGTCCGCACAGCACTGCGTGATGTTTTGGATGAGGTCCCGTTCATTCAGGTGCTCGGCGAGGCTGTGACAGCTTTCGAAGCCATGGAAATGCTCGAATCCATTCCATATGGCGTGTTTTTTCTCGGCATTGATCTGCCGGGCGGAGCCAGTGGTATTGAGATGGCCCAGATGCTTGGTGGGCGCAAGAATAAGCCCGCATTGGTGTTTATTTCGGATTCCGAAGGGCAGGCTTATTCCGCCTTTGAGTTGGGGGCCACGGATTATCTACTTTGGCCTCCTGCTCCTGGCCGCATGGCCCGGACAATGGATCGTCTCCAGACGTTCAAGACTCGGTTTCGTGAAGTGCCGCCACCAGAGCCGCGCATGGATGAGGCGGATGACGTCCCGGATGAAGGTAACGAGCAGACTGTCAAGTTGCCTCTGCCCGAAGATGAGCAGGATTCCTTTCTGGCCGCACTCAAGGCCGCATGGGATCAGACCGCCAATCGCAGGCCGGAAATTGATAAGCTTGCCGTGAGTCAAGATGGGCGGACCATTCTTATCCCGTATGATCAGATTATTTTTGTGGAGGCGTTTGAGGATTATTCTTACGTCCACACGGCCAATCAAAAATTTCTTTCGTCCCACCGTCTCAAGAATCTTGAAGACCGGCTGGGACCGCACAGGTTTTTCCGCGTGCACCGCAAGTATTTGGTGAATCTCGACATGGTCACGGAAATTGCCAGCATGCCTGGTTCCAACTTCATGTTGCGCACGGCAGGTCGGACTCGCATTGAGTTGCCGATCAGTCGGCGGCGCATTGCTGAATTGAAGAAGATCATCGGGCTGTAA
- a CDS encoding TAXI family TRAP transporter solute-binding subunit: protein MKNPYLAKFIKMLKSHLLMSVIIYGLAAGVLAGALWFAFQFVDPLPPSKVTIVSGGPGGAYHGYAKQYAAFFAKHGYELEIIQTNGSMDNLARISDPEIDVQAALMQGGITTPEEHPTLQSLGSLYYEPVWLFHKKHFKIKTLADLKGHTIAVGTKGSGTNHLVTTLLDENEVTIEDAKLVEAGASAAIPLLMKGKIDALVTIAGIDSKAVNELIHARKKIALYSFQRAETYARTHHYLKKLTLPQGGIDLVENLPSKDISLLAPSANLVVREDLHPAIKYLFLLAADSVHSKGDMFARPDTFPNDESVLFPLSSEAVNFYKSGPPFLMRYLPFQLAITVERLKILLIPLLTLLFPLFKITPPAYRWQIRRRIFKWYKHLKKLDMEAYEMKNTEDAQKMLAQLERMDRKVLETSVPLSYTDYIYSLRLHIRMIEDRLKKVIEEDTDASA from the coding sequence ATGAAAAATCCATACCTCGCCAAATTCATAAAGATGCTCAAGTCCCACCTGCTCATGTCAGTCATTATTTATGGTCTGGCCGCAGGAGTTCTGGCCGGCGCCCTCTGGTTCGCCTTCCAATTCGTAGACCCACTACCGCCAAGCAAAGTGACCATTGTTTCAGGTGGCCCTGGCGGCGCCTACCATGGATATGCCAAGCAATATGCAGCGTTCTTCGCCAAACACGGGTATGAACTGGAAATCATCCAAACCAACGGCTCCATGGACAATCTGGCACGCATCAGCGACCCGGAAATCGATGTACAGGCCGCGCTCATGCAGGGCGGCATCACCACCCCAGAGGAACATCCGACCCTACAAAGTCTGGGCAGCCTCTATTACGAACCCGTCTGGCTGTTCCATAAAAAACACTTCAAAATAAAAACGTTGGCTGACCTCAAGGGCCACACCATCGCAGTCGGCACCAAAGGCAGCGGGACCAATCATCTGGTGACCACCCTTTTGGATGAAAATGAAGTCACAATCGAAGACGCAAAATTGGTGGAAGCCGGAGCTTCGGCAGCTATCCCCTTGTTGATGAAAGGCAAAATAGATGCGCTGGTGACCATTGCCGGAATTGATTCAAAAGCTGTGAATGAACTCATTCATGCCAGAAAAAAGATTGCGCTGTATTCCTTCCAACGAGCCGAAACTTATGCTCGTACCCATCACTATTTAAAAAAACTGACACTGCCTCAAGGCGGCATTGATCTGGTAGAGAATCTGCCAAGCAAGGACATCTCGCTACTCGCCCCCTCGGCGAACTTGGTAGTGCGGGAAGACCTGCATCCAGCCATCAAATATCTGTTCCTGCTGGCCGCTGACTCAGTCCATTCCAAAGGAGACATGTTTGCTCGGCCTGACACGTTCCCGAACGATGAATCCGTACTTTTCCCGCTCAGCAGCGAAGCCGTGAATTTCTATAAATCCGGCCCTCCGTTCCTCATGCGATATCTCCCGTTCCAGCTCGCCATAACTGTGGAAAGACTGAAAATCCTGCTTATCCCTTTGCTGACACTGCTCTTCCCGCTATTCAAGATCACGCCACCAGCGTACCGTTGGCAGATCAGACGCCGTATTTTCAAGTGGTACAAGCATCTTAAGAAGCTGGATATGGAAGCGTATGAAATGAAAAACACTGAGGATGCCCAAAAAATGCTTGCCCAATTGGAACGCATGGACCGCAAGGTTCTGGAAACCTCGGTTCCACTCTCGTACACGGATTACATCTATTCCCTACGTCTCCACATTCGGATGATTGAAGATCGTCTGAAAAAGGTCATCGAAGAAGATACAGACGCTTCAGCCTAA